A genomic window from Fusarium falciforme chromosome 2, complete sequence includes:
- a CDS encoding Protein kinase C codes for MNDEEAIQNIYKKIEREKALINAANAMRAQTNNEAVRSRLDSQMRDGRRNLKFFEEKLQDIQQRRIGQGVEGMSLDDAGDDAPAPPPKDGSGNWAGERGSYGSGSGQYGGGHSDLMPPRHPYATPGPGSGIPRARPNFTRLDLIKYDTPHLGPRIQLMLSQIQFKLNVEEQYLKGIEKMVQLYGMEGDRKSKADAAARKVESKQKIVLLKQALKRYEELHIDMDTADAQDDDSINTPNLRKPLTGSLSIRVLAVKDVDHAPTGRFTRGPETFVAVKVEDTVMARTRASRNDRWEAEYHTIEVDKANEIELTVYDKPSEHPMPIAMLWVRISDIIEEMRRKRIEAEMNSSGWVSADRMGSASAPSQFPMSPSQGSFGGSPTSPDGPQQGNEQGGAYGTPGPQPQVNTGPIEGWFNLEPTGQIQLQMSFNKSDRRPVDLGLGRKGAVRQRKEEVHEMYGHKFVQHQFYNIMRCALCGDFLKYSTGMQCEDCKYTCHTKCYSSVVTKCISKSNAETDPDEEKINHRIPHRFTPFSNMTANWCCHCGYILPFGKKNCRKCSECGLTCHAQCVHLVPDFCGMSMAVANQILDGIRTQKQRQAKVSSLTEKTLRPGKTSPTSTHSAAPSYSSSSVPSYAPGPASPEATEAAKLMYNQPQGQRPHPDRTSSSSAATAAASAAMSGAPGGAQRQQSDYGRYSGGYDQQEDAYGQASQPGAGQQRKYNPADYANVNPGYGGQAPQQAQRPVQPQQYPQQPPPQQPLPPVPQQQPQQQQPAYQQQPQVPPHKPQAEPMSPSQGSVSGGQRMQLPLATDPGTGQRIGLDHFNFLAVLGKGNFGKVMLAETKRSRKLYAIKVLKKEFIIENDEVESIRSEKRVFLVANRGRHPFLTNLHACFQTETRVYFVMEYVSGGDLMLHIQRGQFGTKRAQFYAAEVCLALKYFHENGVIYRDLKLDNILLSLDGHVKIGDYGLCKEDMWYGSTTSTFCGTPEFMAPEILLDKKYGRSVDWWAFGVLIYQMLLQQSPFRGEDEDEIYDAILADEPLYPIHMPRDSVSILQKLLTREPDQRLGSGPTDAQEVMSQPFFRNINWDDIYHKRVQPPFMPSIKNPTDTSNFDSEFTSVTPVLTPVQSVLSQAMQEEFRGFSYTADFD; via the exons ATGAACGACGAGGAAGCAATTCAGAATATCTACAAGAAGAtcgagagggagaaggccctcatcaacgccgccaaTGCGATGAGGGCCCAGACCAACAACGAGGCAGTCCGCTCCCGCCTCGACTCTCAGATGCGCGATGGCCGCCGAAACCTCAAGTTCTTcgaggagaagctgcagGACATCCAGCAGCGACGTATCGGCCAGGGCGTCGAAGGCATGTCTTTGGATGATGCCGGCGACGACGCTCCAGCGCCCCCTCCCAAAGATGGTTCAGGCAACTGGGCGGGAGAGAGGGGCTCCTACGGCTCTGGCTCGGGGCAATACGGTGGCGGTCACTCTGATCTGATGCCTCCGCGCCATCCTTATGCCACTCCAGGGCCTGGCTCTGGTATCCCGAGGGCACGACCAAACTTTACTAGGCTAG ATTTGATCAAATATGACACACCGCACTTGGGACCCCGCATTCAGCTCATGCTATCGCAGATTCAGTTCAAGCTCAATGTCGAGGAGCAGTATCTGAAGGGTATTGAAAAGATGGTGCAACTCTATGGCATGGAGGGCGACCGGAAGAGCAAGGCCGATGCCGCTGCTAGGAAAGTTGAGAGCAAGCAGAAGATAGTATTGCTGAAGCAGGCGCTCAAGAGATACGAAGAGCTGCACATCGACATGGACACTGCGGATGCCCAGGATG ACGACTCGATCAACACACCTAACCTCAGGAAGCCCCTCACTGGAAGTCTGTCCATCCGAGTTCTTGCCGTCAAGGATGTTGATCACGCTCCTACTGGAAGATTCACGCGAGGACCAGAGACTTTCGTCGCTGTCAAGGTCGAAGACACCGTCATGGCTCGAACCAGGGCCTCGCGAAACGATCGCTGGGAGGCTGAATATCACACCATCGAGGTGGACAAGGCTAACGAGATCGAACTGACCGTCTATGACAAGCCCAGTGAGCACCCAATGCCCATCGCCATGCTTTGGGTTCGAATTTCCGACATCATTGAGGAGATGCGCCGCAAGAGgatcgaggccgagatgaaCAGCTCCGGCTGGGTGTCTGCGGACAGGATGGGCAGCGCTTCTGCCCCTTCGCAATTCCCAATGAGCCCATCTCAGGGTTCCTTTGGAGGATCCCCTACATCGCCCGACGGCCCTCAGCAGGGCAATGAGCAGGGCGGCGCATACGGAACACCTGGTCCTCAACCTCAGGTCAACACAGGACCTATCGAAGGGTGGTTCAACCTCGAGCCCACAGGACAGATTCAGCTTCAAATGAGTTTCAACAAGAGCGACAGGCGCCCTGTcgaccttggtcttggaCGAAAGGGTGCCGTCCGTCAGCGCAAGGAGGAGGTTCACGAGATGTACGGCCACAAGTTTGTGCAGCACCAGTTCTACAACATCATGCGCTGCGCTCTCTGCGGAGATTTCCTCAAGTACTCGACCGGCATGCAGTGCGAGGACTGCAAGTACACTTGCCATACCAAGTGTTATTCCAGCGTGGTCACAAAGTGCATTAGCAAGAGCAATGCTGAGACTGACcccgacgaggagaagatcaaCCACCGTATTCCTCACAGGTTTACGCCTTTCTCGAATATGACTGCAAACTGGTGCTGCCACTGCGGTTACATCCTGCCGTTTGGAAAAAAGAATTGTCGAAAGTGTTCCG AATGTGGCCTTACCTGCCACGCCCAATGTGTTCACCTTGTTCCAGACTTCTGCGGCATGTCTATGGCCGTGGCCAACCAGATCTTGGACGGTATCAGGACTCAAAAGCAGAGGCAGGCCAAGGTTTCGTCACTCACCGAGAAGACTCTCCGGCCTGGAAAGACGAGCCCGACTAGCACTCACTCCGCAGCACCTTCGTACTCGAGCTCCAGTGTTCCCAGTTATGCGCCCGGGCCAGCGTCCCCTGAGGCGACCGAGGCAGCGAAGCTGATGTATAACCAGCCTCAAGGGCAGAGACCACACCCCGACCGAACATCTTCCAGCTCGGCGGCAACCGCAGCTGCCAGTGCAGCGATGTCTGGCGCTCCTGGTGGTGCCCAGCGGCAACAGTCGGACTACGGACGTTACAGCGGTGGCTATGATCAACAGGAGGATGCGTATGGTCAAGCAAGTCAACCAGGTGCTGGACAGCAGCGCAAGTACAACCCCGCAGACTATGCCAATGTCAACCCTGGCTATGGTGGACAAGCTCCTCAGCAGGCTCAACGACCTGTGCAGCCTCAGCAGTATCCTCAGCAGCCACCTCCTCAACAGCCGTTGCCCCCGGTACCGCAACAGCAgccgcaacagcagcagcccgcTTACCAACAACAGCCACAGGTGCCTCCGCACAAGCCGCAGGCGGAGCCCATGTCTCCCTCTCAGGGATCCGTGTCTGGCGGACAGCGAATGCAGCTCCCTCTTGCTACCGATCCTGGCACTGGCCAGCGTATTGGTCTTGATCACTTCAACTTCCTTGCTGTGCTGGGTAAGGGTAACTTTGGAAAGGTCATGTTGGCTGAGACCAAGAGGTCTCGAAAGCTTTATGCTATCAAGGTGCTCAAGAAGGAGTTTATCATTGAGAACGACGAAGTTGAGAGCATCCGATCCGAGAAGCGAGTGTTCCTGGTGGCCAACAGGGGACGACACCCCTTCCTTACCAACCTGCACGCTTGTTTCCAGACCGAAACCCGTGTCTACTTCGTCATGGAGTACGTCAGTGGTGGTGATCTGATGCTTCACATTCAGCGTGGACAATTCGGTACCAAGCGAGCGCAATTCTACGCTGCCGAGGTTTGCTTGGCGCTCAAGTACTTCCACGAGAACGGTGTCATCTACCGTGATCTGAAGCTCGATAACATTCTCTTGTCGCTCGATGGCCATGTCAAGATTGGTGATTATGGTCTGTGCAAGGAGGATATGTGGTATGGTTCGACAACGAGCACCTTCTGTGGTACTCCCGAGTTCATGGCTCCTGAG ATTCTGCTTGACAAGAAGTACGGACGCTCCGTCGATTGGTGGGCGTTTGGTGTCTTGATCTACCAGATGCTTCTTCAGCAATCCCCCTTCCgaggcgaggatgaggacgaaaTCTACGACGCCATCCTTGCTGATGAGCCTCTGTACCCGATCCACATGCCTAGGGACTCCGTCTCGATTCTTCAGAAGCTGCTCACCCGTGAGCCGGATCAACGACTCGGAAGCGGCCCAACTGACGCACAGGAGGTGATGAGCCAGCCTTTCTTCCGTAACATCAACTGGGACGACATCTACCACAAGCGGGTTCAGCCTCCTTTCATGCCTTCTATCAAGAACCCAACGGATACCAGCAACTTTGATTCTGAGTTTACCAGTGTTACCCCTGTTTTGACCCCAGTTCAGTCTG TCTTGTCGCAGGCCATGCAGGAGGAGTTCCGTGGCTTCTCTTACACTGCCGACTTTGATTAA
- a CDS encoding Sensitive to high expression protein 9, mitochondrial, with amino-acid sequence MQPFARPAARLAWGHARLGFDLSTRPGRSRSLVQNPAICMRCGIQAIGLQPRLFSNQTPPNGPGKGSGPGSRTDKDVEAELQSILKPKPRPIPFKPQRQIEGPRAEQLRLGHPNFEKPAEEEEKPHTLRVEAKTENEKPNETAQPQETRSRAEDLRDLAYAQLNELKEKFARAMDTLQNRAMNASQTLNDITGYTGIEAIKRQNAVIETQLAEAHDRVRNARQAYKTSNASRAATQREVTTLLARKDSWSPGDLERFTELYRADHVLEGEVVASQEALTEAEAEEQSLSMRLNAGMLKRYHEEQIWSDRIRRASTWGTWGLMGMNFVLFVVLQFVAEPWKRRRLVKGVVAEEKAVLEEVRGELEQVKLAIEKRDQLAAAEALAGAVKATETDPTAEAAASGEAAAAEGFMSTKTTQTTEPVKPAVATPIEKPTAPPKTWEEMLEELKDPEWWREKAEDLCSERRIDLRMRDASLLALEGALAGAFLTASFMMLVR; translated from the coding sequence ATGCAGCCCTTTGCCCGTCCTGCGGCTCGGCTTGCCTGGGGTCACGCTCGACTGGGGTTCGATCTGTCGACGAGGCCGGGCAGGTCAAGATCCCTCGTCCAGAACCCGGCAATATGTATGCGGTGCGGTATACAAGCCATTGGCCTTCAGCCAAGGCTTTTCTCCAACCAGACACCACCCAACGGGCCCGGCAAGGGCTCAGGCCCAGGCTCGAGGACCGATAAGGATGTCGAGGCCGAACTCCAGTCCATCCTCAAACCCAAACCCCGACCGATTCCCTTCAAGCCTCAGCGCCAGATCGAGGGACCCAGGGCAGAACAACTGAGGCTGGGCCACCCGAACTTCGAGAAACctgcagaggaggaagagaagcctcACACTCTGAGAGTGGAAGCGAAAACCGAAAATGAGAAGCCGAACGAAACCGCTCAACCGCAAGAAACTCGCTCAAGAGCCGAGGACCTCCGAGACTTGGCGTATGCTCAACTCAACGAGTTGAAGGAAAAGTTTGCCCGTGCAATGGACACCCTGCAGAACCGGGCGATGAATGCCTCCCAGACCCTCAACGATATTACCGGCTACACTGGCATCGAGGCCATTAAGCGTCAGAACGCCGTGATAGAGACACAACTGGCCGAGGCGCACGACCGAGTCCGCAACGCCCGCCAGGCATACAAGACATCCAACGCAAGCCGTGCTGCCACACAGCGAGAGGTTACAACATTATTAGCGCGGAAAGATAGCTGGTCTCCCGGGGACCTGGAGCGATTTACCGAGCTTTACCGGGCAGACCACGTACTCGAAGGAGAGGTCGTCGCCTCCCAAGAAGCACTTACAGAGGCTGAAGCCGAAGAGCAGAGCTTGAGTATGCGTCTGAATGCAGGCATGCTGAAGCGGTATCATGAGGAACAGATTTGGAGTGACCGGATCCGGAGAGCAAGTACCTGGGGCACATGGGGCCTGATGGGTATGAACTTTGTGCTATTTGTCGTCCTACAGTTTGTGGCAGAGCCCTGGAAGAGACGGAGGTTGGTCAAGGGCGTCGTTGCCGAGGAAAAGGCTGTGCTTGAGGAGGTTCGAGGCGAGCTCGAGCAGGTCAAGCTCGCGATCGAGAAGCGAGATCAACTTGCGGCGGCTGAAGCTCTGGCCGGAGCTGTCAAGGCAACCGAGACAGACCCTACTGCGGAGGCCGCGGCATCCGGAGAGGCAGCTGCCGCCGAAGGCTTCATGTCAACCAAGACGACACAGACTACAGAGCCCGTTAAACCAGCGGTGGCAACACCAATAGAAAAGCCCACAGCACCACCAAAGACATGGGAAGAGatgctggaggagctgaaggACCCCGAGTGGTGGAGAGAAAAGGCAGAGGACCTGTGCAGCGAGCGGCGAATAGACCTGCGCATGAGAGATGCCTCGCTGTTGGCGCTCGAGGGAGCGTTGGCGGGAGCGTTTTTGACAGCAAGCTTCATGATGCTTGTGAGATGA
- a CDS encoding MFS domain-containing protein yields MDASMLTGLVAVQSVSAESPTEELYRPLTTPARTVPRTYPGAPQRESFDLHRIPVRDGHQSGTTTPRAENDLEMSRPSSPEAVEVMPSAWQPFMNRFRLFAVCLANLGNALSDSAAGALIPYMEKYYNIGYGVVSLIFVGQAIGFIMAAVFLDALRAKLGRAKLLGLGQALVTLSYIPLICGAPFPVIVCSFFFVGFSISVNVGIGNLFCGGLRNGTFMLGLLHGTYGIGGTVGPLIATALVTAANALWTRYYILTCAIGVCTFSLAMWSFWNYENEMSPAVRARETAQAGESMMNSMFMAMKLRVVLLGSIFIFAYQGAEVSISGWVISFLINARDGDPSSVGYVTAGFWAGITLGRFLLSGPAHRIGEKPFVYGLTLGALAFQILVWFVPNIVGNAVAVSIVGLLLGPIYPCGAAVFMRRMSRREVLSGIGTISACGSAGGAVAPFITGLLAQAAGTFVLHPIVIFLFIVMLLCWYFLPAEEKRDE; encoded by the exons ATGGATGCCTCGATGCTTACCGGTCTCGTTGCGGTCCAGTCCGTTTCGGCCGAGTCCCCGACCGAGGAGCTCTACCGTCCCTTGACGACCCCAGCCAGGACAGTCCCTAGGACGTACCCAGGAGCTCCTCAGAGGGAGTCTTTTGACCTTCATCGAATCCCCGTCCGCGATGGCCACCAGTCAGGAACCACCACTCCCCGAGCTGAAAATGATCTCGAGATGAGCAGACCTTCCAGCCCCGAGGCTGTTGAGGTGATGCCCAGTGCCTGGCAACCCTTTATGAATCGCTTCAGACTCTTTGCCGTGTGTCTCGCCAACTTGGGTAATGCCCTCAGTGACAGTGCTGCTGGTGCTTTGATCCCATACATGGAAAA GTACTACAACATCGGATATGGTGTCGTTTCCCTTATCTTCGTCGGCCAGGCCATCGGCTTCATCATGGCAGCCGTATTCCTAGACGCCCTACGAGCGAAACTCGGCCGTGCCAAACTCCTAGGCCTGGGTCAAGCCTTGGTCACTCTATCCTACATCCCGCTCATCTGCGGAGCGCCATTCCCCGTTATTGTCTGCTCGTTCTTCTTCGTCGGATTCAGCATCTCGGTGAATGTGGGCATAGGAAACCTCTTCTGTGGTGGCCTACGCAATGGGACATTCATGTTGGGTCTGCTGCACGGGACCTATGGCATAGGAGGCACCGTCGGTCCCCTCATCGCCACCGCACTCGTCACGGCCGCCAATGCCCTTTGGACGCGCTACTATATACTTACCTGCGCTATTGGCGTGTGTACCTTTTCGCTGGCCATGTGGTCTTTCTGGAATTACGAGAACGAGATGAGTCCGGCGGTGAGGGCGAGGGAGACAGCCCAGGCTGGCGAGTCCATGATGAACAGCATGTTCATGGCCATGAAGCTGCGGGTCGTGCTTCTCGgttccatcttcatctttgcCTACCAGGGCGCTGAGGTGTCCATCTCGGGCTGGGTCATCTCgttcctcatcaacgcccgCGACGGAGACCCTTCATCTGTGGGATACGTGACGGCGGGATTCTGGGCGGGCATCACTCTCGGTCGATTCCTCCTTTCAGGTCCTGCTCATCGCATCGGAGAGAAGCCTTTCGTCTATGGCCTCACACTCGGTGCCCTGGCTTTCCAGATCCTCGTCTGGTTCGTGCCCAACATCGTGGGTAATGCCGTCGCCGTTTCCATCGTCGGTCTGCTGTTGGGACCCATCTACCCTTGCGGAGCAGCAGTCTTTATGCGAAGAATGAGCCGGCGAGAGGTCCTGAGTGGTATTGGCACCATCAGTGCTTGTGGTAGCGCAGGAGGTGCGGTTGCGCCTTTCATCACTGGTCTTTTGGCACAAGCCGCAGGTACATTTGTGCTTCATCCTATTGTGatttttctctttatagTGATGCTGCTGTGCTGGTATTTCCTACCGGCCGAGGAAAAGAGGGACGAGTGA
- a CDS encoding S1-like domain-containing protein codes for MGRPKRNVLAAAEESMTPPDVLGPGQSIVRVVKPEGNNLYTCELPDTKPLILELAQRFRNTIWIKRGGFVLAERYQESKEDTRAMGEIVNVVRDEKLWRKQAYWPKEFAKNAYDLNDSEDESNVGKMPPSDSEEE; via the exons ATGGGTCGTCCTAAGCGCAACGTCCTCGCGGCTGCCGAGGAGTCAATGACACCTCCAGACGTCCTCGGGCCCGGCCAGTCCATAGTTAGAGTTGTAAAGCCTGAGGGCAACAACCTTTACACCTGCGAGCTCCCAGACACCAAGCCCCTCATTCTGGAGCTGGCACAGCGTTTCCGCAACACCATCTGGATCAAGCGCGGTGGTTTTGTTCTGGCGGAGCGGTATCAGGAAAGCAAGGAGGATACCCGGGCCATGGGCGAGATTGTCAATGTTGTTCGCGACGAGAAGCTCTGGCGCAAACAGGCTTATTG GCCAAAGGAATTTGCCAAGAATGCATACGATTTGAACGACTCCGAAGACGAATCCAACGTTGGCAAGATGCCCCCCAGCGACTCCGAAGAAGAGTGA
- a CDS encoding Dol-P-Man:Man(5)GlcNAc(2)-PP-Dol alpha-1,3-mannosyltransferase, with protein MPTTDTMPEPAPGILTQATRFVLDVANGRHVLSKFVPVALWLADAVLCGLIIWKIPYTEIDWVAYMEQVSQFVSGERDYTKMEGGTGPLVYPAAHVYTYTALYYITDEGKNIFLAQQIFGVLYMATLALVMLCYWKAKAPPYIFPLLILSKRLHSIFVLRCFNDCFAVFFLWLAIYFLQRRYWTFGSLAYTWGLGIKMSLLLVLPAVGVILFLGRGFSASLRLAWLMAQVQFAIGVPFMAKNPRGYAARAFELSRQFKFEWTVNWRMLGEELFLSKSLALLLLFLHATVLLVFIANRWIRPAGRPLSALIPSFLRVKSPFTQHEELRISNSVTPQYVMTTMLSANVIGLLFARSLHYQFYAYLAWASPYLLWRATRSPLIVVPLWLAQEWAWNVFPSTVVSSIDVVSVLFATVVLVYFGTDDSTPEVEDVEAKNK; from the exons ATGCCCACAACCGACACCATGCCAGAGCCCGCGCCTGGCATCCTCACCCAAGCCACCCGCTTCGTCCTGGACGTCGCAAACGGCCGACATGTCCTCTCCAAGTTTGTGCCCGTCGCGCTATGGCTCGCCGACGCGGTCCTCTGCGGGTTGATCATCTGGAAGATCCCAT ATACCGAGATCGATTGGGTGGCCTACATGGAGCAGGTGTCGCAATTCGTGTCGGGCGAACGAGACTACACAAAGATGGAGGGTGGTACTGGTCCTCTCGTCTACCCGGCTGCCCACGTCTACACTTACACGGCGCTGTACTACATCACGGACGAGGGCAAGAATATTTTCCTGGCGCAGCAGATCTTTGGAGTCTTGTATATGGCGACGTTAGCGCTGGTCATGCTCTGCTACTGGAAGGCCAAG GCACCCCCATACATCTTCCCCCTCCTGATTCTCTCCAAGCGACTACACAGCATCTTTGTCCTACGGTGCTTCAACGACTGCTTcgccgtcttcttcctctggctCGCCATCTACTTCCTGCAGCGCCGCTACTGGACCTTTGGCAGCCTCGCCTACACCTGGGGCCTGGGCATCAAGATGTCGCTCCTCCTGGTGCTCCCGGCGGTGGgcgtcatcctcttcctgggCCGGGGCTTCAGCGCCAGCCTGCGCCTCGCGTGGCTCATGGCCCAGGTCCAGTTCGCCATCGGGGTGCCCTTCATGGCCAAGAATCCGCGCGGGTACGCGGCGAGGGCGTTTGAGCTGTCACGGCAGTTCAAGTTTGAGTGGACGGTCAACTGGCGCATGCTGGGCGAGGAGCTGTTCCTCAGCAAGTCTCTTgctctgctcctcctcttcctccatgCTACGGTGCTCTTGGTCTTTATCGCGAATAGATGGATCCGGCCTGCTGGTCGACCTCTGTCGGCTCTGATCCCGTCCTTCCTCCGGGTCAAGTCCCCCTTTACTCAGCACGAAGAGCTTCGCATCTCCAACTCTGTCACCCCACAGTACGtcatgacgacgatgctcTCGGCCAATGTCATCGGCTTGCTGTTTGCGAGATCCCTCCACTACCAATTCTATGCCTATCTCGCATGGGCGTCGCCGTACCTCCTCTGGCGAGCCACGCGCAGTCCCCTCATCGTGGTGCCTCTCTGGCTCGCGCAGGAGTGGGCCTGGAACGTCTTCCCCAGCACCGTCGTCAGCTCTATTGATGTCGTGAGCGTGCTGTTTGCGACTGTTGTGTTGGTGTATTTCGGGACCGACGACTCGACACCGGAAgtcgaggatgtcgaggcAAAGAATAAATAG
- a CDS encoding Thioredoxin domain-containing protein, giving the protein MASTFRLMRPIISQAAKPRAVAFASRPFHSSAARLAVRDIKTTAEFKELVSTTDKAVLVDCFATWCGPCKAISPILSKLSDQPDLQSVEFVKFDVDELPDLAAALGVRAMPTFFVFKGGKNVDEMVGANPPMLEKLVRKHA; this is encoded by the exons ATGGCCTCTACGTTCCGTCTTATGCGACCTATCATCTCCCAGGCTGCTAAGCCCAGGGCTGTCGCTTTCGCCTCCAGACCTTTCCACAGCTCGGCTGCCAGACTCGCCGTCCGGGATATCAAGAC CACTGCCGAGTTCAAGGAGCTCGTCTCGACAACAGACAAGGCTGTCCTCGTCGACTGCTTCGCCACCTGGTGCGGCCCTTGCAAGGCCATCTCTCCCATCCTTTCCAA GCTGTCTGATCAGCCCGACCTCCAGAGCGTCGAGTTTGTCAAGTTTGACGTTGATGAGCTGCCTGATCTGGCGGCCGCACTCGGCGTCCGCGCCATGCCCACCTTTTTCGTCTTCAAGGGCGGCAAGAACGTTGACGAGATGGTCGGTGCTAACCCTCCGATGCTCGAGAAATTGGTGAGGAAGCACGCTTAA